CCCTCCGGACCAGCTCTCTGTACATGTCGGCCTCATCGTACTCCCCCTTGATCCAGTAGGCCAGAAGTGACTTCTCGTCCAGCTTTTTAAGTTCGTGCATTATTGACTCAAGGTCGTTGGGGCTAAAGGCTCCACCCCCAATGCTACCACCTTTGGGAGTTTGTTTCTTCTGACTTTAACTTTTCCGTTTCCGTTCGAAGAACTGACTAACAATGATTTAAGTCATGAGCAAGCGTTAAATAACACAAACGCAAATTATTGGAGGTGATCAGTGATGTTTGACCTTGATAAGCCGCTCCCCTACGTGGGAGTGAAGCCGGTTCAGGTGATAACTGCGATAGCAGTACTGATAGTGGGCTACATCGTGGCAAAGATCGTCGTCAGCATGTTCAAGAAGGGCCTGAAGAAGACGAAGCTCCCTGCGCTCGTCGTGGAGTTCCTCGCGAGGTTCCTAAGTGCCCTCCTCTACGTGGCAGTGATACTGCTGGCCGTGAGGGCGCTGGGCATCGAAGTCGGTTCAGTGGTTATCGGCCTGTCGGCGGTCATAGGCCTGATCTTGGGCTTCGGTATGCAGGACACGCTAACAAACCTGGCAGCCGGGGTCTGGATTGCAGCCCTCAGACCGATTGACATGGGTGAGGTCGTTGAGGTAGCTGGAAAGGTAGGTAAGGTCAACGCCGTCGGCATAATGAGCACTGAACTCTTAACTCCCGACAACGTGCTCATAACGATCCCCAACAAGCTCGTCTGGGGCAACGTAATAACCAACTACACCAGGATGCCAACTAGAAGGGTTGACGTCAACGTCGGCGTCGCCTACGGAACGGACCTCGACAAGGCCATTAAGATCGCCATGGACCTCATGCAGAACCACCCGAAGGTTCTCAAAGACCCGGCTCCGACGGTGGTTATAACTGAGCTCGCAGACTCGTCAATAAACCTCCAGCTCAGGGCGTGGGCTAAGACCGAAGACTACTGGACGGTTAAAGGCGACCTCACCAAGGGCATCTACGAGGCCTACATGAAGGAGGGCATCGAGATACCGTTCCCGCAGATGGACGTCCACATCAAGGAGATGCCGAAGTAAAGCTTTAATTAGATTTTTCTCTTTTTGTTTATTCAAAACTTCAACCTTGTCGAAGTTTTTAAAAGGGACATTCGTTTAAGAGCCACGAAACACAAAGAGAGCACCTCCAAAGAGGAGAAGAACGAGAAACCTCTCAGAAGAACTTCCCGAACATGTACTGTGGAATCGGGCACTGGACTATCCTTCTCGACCAGAGGCAGTCGGCACAGCTCGGCTCGTTGCCCCAGCAGTCTATATCGGTCGTCTTGACGAAGTCGCAAGCTTCCCTTAGGTCACAGTCGGTGCAGGAGGGGTACATGTAGTTCTTCATCGTGAAGCGGAACCATGTGTACTTCTCGCTCGTCCAGATGTCGGCTAAACTCTGCTCCTTGACGTTGCCGAAGGAGTAGGCGTTGACCTTCTTCTCCCTGCCGAAGATGTACTCCTTATAGGTGTGGAGGAAGCGGTAGCAGGGAGCAACCTCACCGTCCCACCTGACAACTGCGACGTTGTTCTCGTCGAAGTCGCACTGTCTCTCCGTCCTGAGTTCGAACTTTGGTAGCTTTATGTAGAGACCGTTGTGGGCGATCTTGTACAGCTCGTCCAGTATGGGCGTCATATCAACGCTCCCATCATAGACTATGTCATCGACCTGTTCCGGGGTGAGCGGGAGCAGGTTCGAGACGAGCATGGCATCGACCTTCATATCGAGCAGAAACTTAGCCATCTCAGGAAGCTGTTGGTAGTTCTCCTTTGTAACCACGACCTCGACGCCTATGCTCGGCCTATGGGTTCCGTACTCCTCGCGGTACCTTACGAGCTTTCTTATTTTATCCGCTGTCACGGCGGACGTTATGTGACCGAGGGTTATGGCGTTCTGGGCAGTTGGAACCGTGTCCATGGAGAAGTAAATTAGGTCAACCCCAAGCTTCGCGAACTCCCTCATCATTTCATCGGTGAGAAGGGTCCCGTTGGTGCTTATCCCAAGGGCGAAGCCGCGCCTCTTGACTTCCCTGACCATGTCCATAAAGCGTGGATGAACCGTTGGCTCACCAATGCCGCCGAAGTAAATCATTCTAAGCTCGGGGAAAGCCTCAGCGTCGTCGAGTATCTTCAGGAAGAGATTCCAGTCCATATCTCCTTCAGTGTCCTCCCAGTACTGCTTGAAGCACATCTCACACTTCAGGTTGCAGCGGCTGGTGATCTCTACGTAGAGATACTTCATGTCGAGCTTCGGCTTAACTATGACCTTCCCGTCCCAGAGGGTAAAGGTGTACTCCTTGTTTGGAGCGAACTTTATTGCCACCTCAACCGCCTCCCGCCGGCGGGAATATGCTTACGGTGTCGTCTTCCTTCAAAGGAGTGTCGAGACCCTGAAGGTGCTCGATGTTCTTTCCGTTGACGAGGATTATGTAGCCTTGTTCAAGCTCTTTCTTGAACCCCGGGAACATTCTGTCAAGTTCATTGAGAAGCTCTCTCACCGTCTTCGGGCCGCTTATTTCAAGCTTTCTCTTTCCAGTGAACTCGATGAGGGTCGCGAACAGCTTAACCAGCACGTGAACCACCTTAAAGCGAGTTCTCAACATAGGGACATAAAAGAGTTATTGGACAAAAATGTGAAAATGAAATCAGAGGAACTCGGCGATGCCGAGCTCTTCCGCTTTCTCCCTTGGGATCCTTCCGTCCTCTGTCCAGCCGCGCAGCTTGTAGTAGCGCGGCAGCATCTCCTTAAGCCTGACGACGTGGCCCTTGTTCGGCCCTTCGGGCATCGGCTCCTCAAGGAACCTCTTAGGCAGGGTCTCGTCCTTAGCAGGGTCTAGGCCCGCCTTGAGGTTGAATAGCCTTTCAGCGTTCCATATTCTCTCTCCAATCTTGAGGTAATCCTCAGTGGAGAAGTCCCAGCCGAGAGCGGCATTGAGCATGTCGCGGTAGTCGTCCGCTCCAAGGCCGAAGGTCGTGAAGAGACAGAGACCGGCGGCGTCAATGAGCGCACTGAGATCCTGGAAGAGGATGAGCATTTTCACCTTCTCGTCGCTTATGTCGTGCGGGTCCATCTTGTATGGGTAGCCGAGGATCTCGGGGCTTATCATGTAGTTCTTGATGTGGCAGCCGCCGCGGTTGTTGGTGGCATAGCCGAGACCATGTCCTTCGGCTCCACGCGGGTCGTAGGCAGGAAGCTCAAGCTTCTTGACGCTCATTGAGAACTCCGGGTGGCCGTACATCTCAGCGAAGCGGTAGCTTCCCTCTGCCAGCTTGTCACCGAGATCCTTCCTGTAGGCTATCTTCTCTATGTAGTAGTGAAGAACCTCGGTGTTGCCCCACCTGAAGGGCGGAGCGTCCCCAAGCTCATCGTCCGTGAGGTAGCCCTTCTCGTAGAGCTCCATAGCCGCTGCAAGCGTTCCACCAGTCGAGATAGTGTCAAGACCGAACTCGTCGCACTGGTGGTTGGCCTCTATGATGCTCGCGAGGTCGTTTATGCCGAGGTTGGCACCGAGCGCCCAGATGCTCTCGTACTCTGGCCCTTCCGTCACGCCGAGGGTCGGGAGCTTGTTAACCCTGCCACAACCGATCGGACAGGCGTAGCACGGCTGGTTCCTTATGAGGTACTTGGCAGTCATCGCCTCACCGCTCTGCTCATAGGCGTGCTCAAAGACACCGGTCTGGAAGTTTCTAGTTGGATAGAGGCCGTTCTCGTTGATTATGTTGACCAGAACAGCCGTACCGTACTTCGGAAGTCCGCCTCCAGCAACGGGGTCATTCCTAAGCTTGTTGATTTTCTCCCTCACAACCAGCATGAACTTCTGCTTGTCCGCTATTGGAACGCGCTTGCTTCCCTCAACGGCAATGGCCTTGAGCTTCTTGCTTCCCATAACGGCTCCAACGCCAGCCCTACCAGCGGCGCGGTGGCCGTCGTTCATAATAGCTGCGAACTTAACGAGGTTCTCACCGGCCGGGCCGATACTCGCTATGTGGAGCTTGTTGCTTCCAATCTCCTTCTTTATCGCAGCCTCAGTCTCGCTCACCACCTTGCCCCAGAGGTGGGAGGCATCGCGTATCTCAACGTGGTCATCCTTGATGTAAATGTAAACGGGCTTCTCGGACTGGCCCTCAACGACGATAGCATCCCAGCCAGCGAACTTAAGCTCCGCACCGAAGTATCCGCCAGAGTTCGCCATGGTTATGAAGCCCGTCTGCGGGCTCTTCGTAACGACGTTGTATCTGCCCCCAGTGGGGGCGCTCGTACCAGTTAGCGGGCCAGGGGTTATAATCAGCTTGTTCTCTGGCCCAAGCGGGTCTGCCTTCGGGTCCATCTCCTTCAGGAGGAGGTAGATGGCCAGACCCCTGCTCCCGAGCCACTTCTTGGCAAGCTCTTCACCGTACTCCTCAACTTTGACCTCTCCTGTGGAGAGGTTCACGCGCAGAAATCTTCCCCAGTTGCCGTACATAAAAACACCTCGGAACATATAAGTACATCGAAGTATATAAGAGTTTAGGAAAACACAATTTGATACTTTCTTGGATGATGTAAAACGGATTAGTTATCCAAATTGCCAAGAGCAAAAATTTAAACGAGCCCCTGTGTAACAGAACCATAATGACAGAGCTCTTCAACTCAAAACTCTGCGCCATATGCAAGGGCAGGAAGCTCCTCTGCGGGAGACCGACATGTCCGATACTAGAGCGGTTCAGGGTAGCCCAAAGCGTGGAGAAAAAACTCAACAAAAGACATCTCTTCGGCTCTTCTCCGCCGAGCATTTTCGTTGGGGAACATGGCTACCCAAAGGTCAGGATAGGGCCGCTTGTGCCGCCGATCGAGGGCAACACGAGCCATCTGGACAGCCCGCTCAAGTGGGAAAACAAAACGATAAAGGACATCCTCTACTACCGCTCCCTTCTGGTGATGGGGGAAACGAGGGCAGACGTCAGCGTCAGAAAGAGCGGAAGAGTTTTAGGCGAGATTCAAGAGCTGGCGATGAGCATAAGGCCAGTGGACAGCGAAGTTATCCTGAAAAGGAAGCCCGTCGTCAAGGTCGTTCCGAGCGAGTTCGCTCCGCCGCTCGGGCCGAGGGCAGAGCTCCTTGATTTTGAGCTAACGGAGAACCCAAAGATACCGCGCAGAACTGACTACGTTGTGGGTGACGAGCTAAAGGCCGAACAGGCCATAATGAGGCTCTACAACTGGGGCTTTGACGAGTACTACATCATAAGGCTCCTCTCCGCTGGACTGCTTGGGATTGACAGAAAGCTGGTTCCAACGAGATGGAGCATCACAGCAGTTCAGGACACGATCGGGAAGAACCTGAGAAGGGAAATCCTGGGCTATCCAGAGATCAACTCCTACGAGGTGTACTTCCACGAGTTCCTCGGGAACCGCTATGCGGTCCTTTTGATGCCCCAAAGCTACGCCTTTGAGCTCCTTGAGGTCTGGCTGAAGGGCTCGCTCTTCGGGAGTGCCGAACCCCAAGTCATCCACGACTACGAGGACTTCAGGGGAATCAAAGGTTATGCCAAGGAGACGACTGGAGCATACTACGCGGCCAGGCTTAGCGTTCTTGAACACCTGAGGAAGAGAAGGAGGCAGGCGAGGATAATCGTCTTCCGCGAGGTAACGCCAGCATACTACGCACCCGTCGGGGTGTGGCAGATAAGGGTGGGTGTTAAAAAGGCCCTTGAGAACCCAGTTGGAAGGTTTGAGATACTCAACGAGGCCCTAGAGGCCGTGAGGAAGCTCCTCGAACACCCGCTTGAGAGGTACCTCCAAAGGAGCTACATCCTCGGCCACCTCGCGAAGCAGAAAACTTTAGACCAATGGCTGGGAAAGGTTTTAACGTGATCACCCAACCGGATGATGAGCCTTCCATCCCGCCGATCGATGAGGAGTGCACGTCAGTCTGACGGTGGTGGAAATGAGTGAAAGCCTCTCAAAGGTTATGGTGGAGATAATGAAGATCGAGAAGAAGCTGGAGGAAATAGAAAAGAAACTGGAAGAGCTAATCGAAGACAACGAGAGGTACGGCATCATGAAGCTTTCGGAGGAATCTCTGTGGGAGTTCCTTGAGTCTGAGCCAGATATTTACAGCGAGAACGACGTAAAGGTGAAGCTCAGATGAACTTAAAAGGCAAGTTTGTCCTTGTTCCATTTCCTTTTACTAACCTAAAGGCCACAAAACTTCGGCCAGCGTTGGTTCTTTATGAGGGCAAAGAAGATGTCGTCGTTGCCTTCGTTTCCTCTCGGATAGATACGTTTGATCCTGGCACCGATGTAAGGATAGAGACTTCCCACCCCCAATTTAGGGGTATCGGACTTAAAGTCCCTTCAATTATAAAGCTAACAAAGATCGCCACGCTTCACAAGGGTTTGTTAATTGGGGTTCTAGGTGAGTTGCCGGAGGATTTAGTTCAAGAAGTGAACTCAAAGCTGTGCTCCAATCTTAGGATAGGACGTGATTAAGATGGACGAGAACATTAAAGAGCTCAAAAGAATGGCCGAAGAAGTGAGAAAGCTGAGGGAAGAGCTTGAGAGACTCAGTAAGACCCTTGAAAAGATCGAGAAAGCACAGAAGGAGGAGGAAGAGTGAGGAAAAAGCTCACCCTCATAAGCCTCGACGGAAACGGAGTCTACAACCTCAAGCACATGCCCTTCCTAAGCGAGCTCGCCGAAAACGGGGAGTTTGCGGTCGTCGATTCAATATTCCCAACGCTGACAGATTTAGTCCACACGAGCGTCATGACCGGTGTATGGCCAAGGGATCACGGCGTCGTCGAGAACGGCTACTACGACAGGATAGCCGACAGGAAGGTGAACTTCTACGAATACGAGGTGGCTTTTAATCCCCATAAGGTCATCAAAGCCCCCACGATAGTTGACATCCTGAGGGGAAAAGGTGTTAGGACTGCGTCAGTTTCGGGCTACACGATGCCGCCCTTCAGTGGCACTGACGTTAGGATATTCCCGCCATTCTTCGCGAGCAACGAGATGTACAGGAAGCACGGGCGGGACTGGAGGAAGGACGTTTGGGTTCTCAACTCGGCGCTCTACCTCTACGAGGAGTGCAAACCGGACCTCCTGCTCGTTCACTTCGCCTCAATAGACGGAATGCAGCACGATCACGGGCCTCTAAGCGAGGGGG
This sequence is a window from Thermococcus kodakarensis KOD1. Protein-coding genes within it:
- a CDS encoding mechanosensitive ion channel family protein, which encodes MFDLDKPLPYVGVKPVQVITAIAVLIVGYIVAKIVVSMFKKGLKKTKLPALVVEFLARFLSALLYVAVILLAVRALGIEVGSVVIGLSAVIGLILGFGMQDTLTNLAAGVWIAALRPIDMGEVVEVAGKVGKVNAVGIMSTELLTPDNVLITIPNKLVWGNVITNYTRMPTRRVDVNVGVAYGTDLDKAIKIAMDLMQNHPKVLKDPAPTVVITELADSSINLQLRAWAKTEDYWTVKGDLTKGIYEAYMKEGIEIPFPQMDVHIKEMPK
- a CDS encoding tungsten cofactor oxidoreductase radical SAM maturase, with product MKYLYVEITSRCNLKCEMCFKQYWEDTEGDMDWNLFLKILDDAEAFPELRMIYFGGIGEPTVHPRFMDMVREVKRRGFALGISTNGTLLTDEMMREFAKLGVDLIYFSMDTVPTAQNAITLGHITSAVTADKIRKLVRYREEYGTHRPSIGVEVVVTKENYQQLPEMAKFLLDMKVDAMLVSNLLPLTPEQVDDIVYDGSVDMTPILDELYKIAHNGLYIKLPKFELRTERQCDFDENNVAVVRWDGEVAPCYRFLHTYKEYIFGREKKVNAYSFGNVKEQSLADIWTSEKYTWFRFTMKNYMYPSCTDCDLREACDFVKTTDIDCWGNEPSCADCLWSRRIVQCPIPQYMFGKFF
- a CDS encoding type II toxin-antitoxin system PemK/MazF family toxin, which gives rise to MNLKGKFVLVPFPFTNLKATKLRPALVLYEGKEDVVVAFVSSRIDTFDPGTDVRIETSHPQFRGIGLKVPSIIKLTKIATLHKGLLIGVLGELPEDLVQEVNSKLCSNLRIGRD
- a CDS encoding Nre family DNA repair protein yields the protein MTELFNSKLCAICKGRKLLCGRPTCPILERFRVAQSVEKKLNKRHLFGSSPPSIFVGEHGYPKVRIGPLVPPIEGNTSHLDSPLKWENKTIKDILYYRSLLVMGETRADVSVRKSGRVLGEIQELAMSIRPVDSEVILKRKPVVKVVPSEFAPPLGPRAELLDFELTENPKIPRRTDYVVGDELKAEQAIMRLYNWGFDEYYIIRLLSAGLLGIDRKLVPTRWSITAVQDTIGKNLRREILGYPEINSYEVYFHEFLGNRYAVLLMPQSYAFELLEVWLKGSLFGSAEPQVIHDYEDFRGIKGYAKETTGAYYAARLSVLEHLRKRRRQARIIVFREVTPAYYAPVGVWQIRVGVKKALENPVGRFEILNEALEAVRKLLEHPLERYLQRSYILGHLAKQKTLDQWLGKVLT
- the aor gene encoding aldehyde ferredoxin oxidoreductase, whose translation is MYGNWGRFLRVNLSTGEVKVEEYGEELAKKWLGSRGLAIYLLLKEMDPKADPLGPENKLIITPGPLTGTSAPTGGRYNVVTKSPQTGFITMANSGGYFGAELKFAGWDAIVVEGQSEKPVYIYIKDDHVEIRDASHLWGKVVSETEAAIKKEIGSNKLHIASIGPAGENLVKFAAIMNDGHRAAGRAGVGAVMGSKKLKAIAVEGSKRVPIADKQKFMLVVREKINKLRNDPVAGGGLPKYGTAVLVNIINENGLYPTRNFQTGVFEHAYEQSGEAMTAKYLIRNQPCYACPIGCGRVNKLPTLGVTEGPEYESIWALGANLGINDLASIIEANHQCDEFGLDTISTGGTLAAAMELYEKGYLTDDELGDAPPFRWGNTEVLHYYIEKIAYRKDLGDKLAEGSYRFAEMYGHPEFSMSVKKLELPAYDPRGAEGHGLGYATNNRGGCHIKNYMISPEILGYPYKMDPHDISDEKVKMLILFQDLSALIDAAGLCLFTTFGLGADDYRDMLNAALGWDFSTEDYLKIGERIWNAERLFNLKAGLDPAKDETLPKRFLEEPMPEGPNKGHVVRLKEMLPRYYKLRGWTEDGRIPREKAEELGIAEFL
- a CDS encoding MoaD/ThiS family protein, whose protein sequence is MLVKLFATLIEFTGKRKLEISGPKTVRELLNELDRMFPGFKKELEQGYIILVNGKNIEHLQGLDTPLKEDDTVSIFPPAGGG